The genomic window TCCAATTGTGAGAGTTCCTGTTTTATCAAAAATGATTTGACTTACTTTGGATGCCATTTCAATTACATCACCCCCCTTGAAAAGCCAACCTCTTTTTGCAGCTTCCCCTGAGGCAACAGTTATTACTGTTGGAGTAGCAAGACCTAAAGCACATGGACAAGCAACAACTAAAACAGCTATCGATAATTGAAATGAGAGACCAATTGGTGTTTGAGCTGCATTCATTAAATGATCATGCAAATGATGACTTTGCATAAAACCTGAATTAGAAACCTCTAAAACTTCTGGCCATATTTTTGTTCCAATCTTCCACCAAAAAAGAAAAGTAATAAATGCAAGTGATGTAACTCCATAGCAGAAAATTCCTGCAACCTTATCAGCTAATCCTTGAATCGGCGCTTTTCTGGCTTGGGCTTCTTCTACTAAACTAATTATTTTAGCTATTGCTGTTTCCGAACCTATTTTTTGTACTTCTAGAGTAATTGTTGATTCTAAATTCAAGCTACCTGAAGGGAGTTTGGTGCCTGGGGATGCGTCTAATGGTAAAGATTCTCCAGTTAAACTTGAGATATCTATCGCTGAATTTCCTTTTATAACTAATCCATCAACTGGGATTCTATCTCCGGCTAATAATTGGATCTTTTCTCCTGGTCTTAACGCCCCTATTCTGATTTCACGAGTTTCATTATTTTCTAAAACTAAATTTGCTGTTTCAGGTTGTAATTTTGCTAATTCTTTTAATGCAGTGCCTGTTTTGATTCGAGCACGTTCTTCTAAAAAACGACCTAACAAGACAAATCCAAGCAGCATCACTGGTTCATTGAAAAAACATGGCCAACCAACTCTTGGCCAAATCAAAGCAATTATGCTTGCGATGTAAGCACTCAACACACCAAGACTGACTAAAGTATCCATTGTCGGTGTGAAAATCATTGCTGAATTTATACCTGCTTTTAAAATTGATCTTCCTGGTCCAAGTAAAGAAAATGTTGCTAGTGCAGCATGAAATGGTAATGATCCAATAATTGGGACAGATATTTGTTGTCCCTCAACTAAGTGTCCCATTCCAGAGAGAATTAGTAATGAAGTGGCAATTATTAATTGTCGCCATTTATTCCATAAATTTAGATTTTCGTTTGTCTCTAATTCGATATTCTTAGAAACTGTTTGATAGTCTCTTTCTTTTGAAGGAAAACCTTTAGATGTAAGAGTTTGTATTAGGTCAGTAAGCGATTGATTAGGCTCTTCAATTTCTATAAAAGCAGTTTTTGTCACTAAATTAACGCTTGCATTATTTACCTTGGGGTAACTTTTAATTATTTTTTCAACTGCCTGAACGCAACTTCCGCACTTCATCCCATCTATATCAAGCAGAATTGAATTTTTGCTTTGGGCAATCTTTTTGTTGCTCAAGGGAATATGAATTTCTAGTACTTATTCTAAATTTAATAAATAAAAAACATCTTGCATTTATTTAATAATTTATTAATACATGAAAATTAGTTTTATTAATTCTATCCTTTTTTCTTATTTTCAGGCAGGATAGAATGATATGTATTGATGTTGGTTCAATTGTGCCTCGAAGTCAAAACAAAGACAATTTTCTTGATAAGGCTTTCACGAAAATGGCTGAAGGAATAGTGAAAGTGATGCCAATCGCCTCTAAAGAAAAGGAAGCCTATCTTTATTATAGAAAAGGTTTAGCAGCTCAAAATGATGGAGATTACTCAGAGGCTCTTGAGTATTATGAGGAGAGCTTAAAACTTGAAGACAATCAAGTTGATAGAGGTGAGACATTAAAAAATATGGCAATAATTTATATGAGTAATGGAGATGAAGAGAGGGCCCTAAATACATATAAAAAAGCTTTGGGACAAAATCCCAAGCAGCCATCTTGCTTAAAAAATATGGGTTTAATTTATGAAAAAAGAGGCAGAATGGCTCAAAGAAATGGTAATCAAGATGAAGGGGATATATGGTTTGACCAAGCTGCCGAAGTATGGAGTAAAGCAGTTCGCCTGTATCCTGGAGGATATTTAGATATAGAGAATTGGCTCAAGACGACAGGTAGAGGAAATGTTGATGTTTATTTATAAATAAATTCATTGTTGATCAAATATTATTTAACGCAACAATTAAAGCTTGATTTATATTTGATACTTTTATTATTTCCAAGTTCTGATTTGTTTCAAATTCATTTGTATGTATTCCATCTGGGATAATTATTTTCTTATATCCAAGTCGAGTAACTTCATTAATTCTTTGTCGCATTTGCCTAACTAATCTTAATTGACCAGCTAGGCCTATTTCACCAATAAATACGATACCTTCTTCAAGTTCAATATTTTTAAAGCTCGAAACTATTGCGGCAGCTATCCCTAGATCAGCCCCAGGTTCTTCAACTTCTAATCCTCCAGCCACAGCAAGATAACAATCGTATCTCGACAGTGATAAATTCATATTTTTTTCTAGAACTGCCAAAATCTGATGCAGCCTATTGATTTCAATACCAGTGGTAGTTCTTCTTGGGCTGGAATAACTAGTGGGATTTAAAAGTGCTTGTATATCTATCGCTAATGGCCTTGTTCCTTCGCAAGTCACAATTGTTGAAATTCCAGGAGCTGAGGTTTTACTTAAAAACAAGTCACTTGGATTAGATACTTCCGATAATCCATTTGTTTGCATATCAAAGACTCCTAATTCAGAAGTGGCGCCAAATCGATTTTTTACACCTCTAAGTAGTCTGTGAGTAGCAAATTTATCTCCTTCAAAAGTGAGTACGGCATCAACAAGATGTTCTAGAACTTTTGGTCCCGCCAACATTCCATCTTTAGTGACGTGGCCAATTATTAAAAGAGATATGTTTTCTCTTTTGGCAATTTGCTGTAAAGCTGCTGAACATTCTCTAACTTGTGCTACTGATCCAGGAGAACTAGATAAATTTTGATCGTGTAAAGCTTGGATGCTATCAATAACTGCAACTGCAGGTTTTAAGTAATTAAGCTCTTTTATCACTAGCTCTAGATCAGTTTCTGCAAGTAAGTGAAGATTGGATTGAGAATTCTCAATTCGATTCCATCTGAGTTTTACTTGTTCAGCTGATTCTTCAGCGGCTATATAGAGCACTGATCTTTCATGAGCCATTGCAGTAGCACTTTGTAAAATCAAAGTGCTTTTCCCAATACCAGGTTCTCCACCAACTAATACAAGCGATCCAGGGACTAATCCTCCTCCAAGCACTCTGTCAAATTCTTTATATCCACTAGGAATTCGGTTAATTATTTGGTTTTTTGTATGGCTTATAGGCTCTGATCTATATGGAGATTTTTCTGTAGCAGAATTAATCTTTGTGTAAATAGATTTATCTGTTTTTTGATTGATTTTTTCTTCTATTATTGAATTCCATTCTCCACAATTGTTGCAGCGGCCAAAGAATTGTCTCGTTTGAGCACCGCAACTTTGACAGACATAAATAGAGACAGAACGAGACACTTAGTTGTAAAAAGGAAGTTGGTTGTAGTTGAATAAAGAAAGTGATCTTTAATTTTTGGTGCACCCTCATTTAAGATCTTTTAGCAGCCGCCAAATCTAAGGAAAAATGACGGCCACTAGTACCTCAAAGGAAACCATCCTCGTAGCCGATGATGAGGCAAGTATTAGGAGGATCCTAGAAACTCGCCTATCCATGATTGGCTATCAGGTCGTTACAGCTTGTGATGGCAATGAGGCGCTAGATCTTTTTAGAAATTGTGAGCCTGATTTAGTTGTGCTTGATGTCATGATGCCTAAATTAGATGGTTATGGGGTTTGCCAGGAACTAAGAAAGGAATCGGATGTCCCAATAGTTATGTTGACAGCTTTGGGGGATGTTGCAGACAGAATTACTGGTTTAGAGCTTGGTGCAGATGATTATGTTGTCAAGCCATTCAGTCCAAAAGAATTAGAAGCCAGAATTAGATGTGTTTTGAGAAGAGTTGAAAAAGAGCAAATAGCTGGACTGCCTAATTCAGGTGTTATTGCAGTTATGAATTTAAAGATTGATACAAATAAGCGTCAGGTTTATAGAAATGATGAACGTATCAGATTAACAGGCATGGAATTTAGCCTTTTAGAACTTCTTGTCAGTCGTTCTGGAGAACCTTTTAGTCGAGGCGAGATTCTGAAAGAAGTTTGGGGATATACACCTGAAAGGCATGTTGATACAAGAGTAGTGGATGTTCATATTTCTAGGCTTAGATCAAAGCTTGAGGATGATCCAGCAAATCCAGAATTAATTCTTACGGCAAGAGGAACAGGGTATCTTTTTCAGAGAATTGTCGATTCTATGATTCCTGAAGGATCATAAATTCAGTGGAAAAAAATCACCTCAATAATAAAACTAATCGTTCTAAGGCAATAAGACGATTGGTTATTTGGTATAGGCGAAACTCTGCAGTGACAAGTCTTGTAGACACTGCAACAAGCTCTGCTACTGCAGCAAGTAATGTTGCTGGAACAGTCGTTTCCAATGCTGGTTCTGTAGTTACAAGTGCAGGTTCAATTGCTAGGAGCACATTAGAACCATTTGTATTTGACCCTCTTAGAAGATTGCAGGGAGGTGAAAGTACAGAGGAGAAAATTGGAATTCAAGCTTCAGAAAGGATATGGGTCGCTGTAGATGGAATGGGAGGAGATTTTGCCCCTGGAGCAATTCTTGATGGGTGTTTGAAATCTTTGTCACTGCTTCCACTGAAAATTCAATTTGTAGGTGAAATTGAAAAAGTAAAAAAAGCAGCAATTGAATTTGGCTTAAAAGAATCTCTTGATAAAGCTATAGATGAGGGGCATTTTAAATTAATTCCCAGTGGTATCTCAGTTGGTATGGATGAGGAAGCTACTGCAGTGCGTAAAAAAAAGGATGCCAGCATAAATGTTGCTATGAAGTTGGTTAAAGATGGCAAAGCAATGGGTGTTTATTCAGCTGGAAACTCTGGAGCAATGATGGCCTCAGCCATTTTTAAGTTGGGTCGTTTAAAAGGTATTGATCGTCCAGCAATTGGGGCTTTATTCCCAACTAAAGATCCTGGACAACCAGTTTTGGTTTTAGATGTTGGTGCAAATATGGATTGCAAGCCAACTTATTTGCATCAATTTGCTCTTCTAGGCAATATTTATTGTCGAGATGTTTTGCAAGTAGATAAGCCAAGAATAGGATTATTGAATATTGGAGAAGAGTCCTGTAAAGGTAATGATCTTTCGCTAGCAACTTACAAACTGTTAGATGAAGAAGAACGTTTCTACTTCGCTGGAAATTGTGAAGGAAGAGATGTTCTTTCAGGAGATTTTGATGTTGTGGTTTGTGATGGGTTTACAGGAAATGTTTTGCTGAAATTTTTAGAGTCAGTTGGTAGTGTTCTTTTGGGAGTGTTGAGAGCAGAGTTGCCAAGAGGGCGAAGAGGCAAAGTAGGTTCTGCTTTTTTGAGAAATAATTTGAAACGAATAAAAAAACGTTTAGATCATGCCGAACACGGTGGAGCTTTGCTTTTAGGTATTAATGGGATTTGTGTTATTGGGCATGGTGGTAGTAAAGCTTTATCTGTTTTAAGTGCTTTAAGAGTGATGCATTCAGCTGCAAGCCATGGAGTAATGGATGATTTGGCTGATTTAAATCAACCAGAAGTTTTAAAGGTCTAATTGGTACTGTCCTAGCATGTGATTGACTTATGAAATGAGGGGCTTTTTTTAGATTTGATTAGTAATTCTCAATCGGAATCAGGAATATCTTTTGTGGGGTGTGGAAGTGCTACTCCTCCAAAGATAATCAATAATGACCAACTTGGTCAGAGAGTAGATACCAATGATGAATGGATTAAAAGTAGAACTGGGATTCGTGAAAGAAGGGTTATTGGAGAGAATCAATCTTTGATTGATTTGGCTTCAGATGCTGCATTGAAAGCTATAAAAATGGCTAATTGGGATGAAAAAACTATTGATTTAATAATTCTTGCAACATCTACTCCTGAAGATTTATTTGGATCGGCGCCTAAAATTCAATCAAACTTGGGAGCGTCTAATGCAGTAGCTTTTGACCTGACAGCAGCTTGTAGTGGCTTTTTATTTGCTTTGGTAACTGCTTCACAGTATTTAGCTTCTGGGTCTATGAAAAGGGCAGTTGTGATCGGAGCAGACCAATTATCAAAATGGGTTGATTGGGATGATAGAAAGACTTGTGTTTTGTTTGGAGATGGAGCAGGAGCAGTAGCTGTTGAGGCAAATAAAAATGATAATGGCTTAATAGGATATGATTTGAAATCTGATGGAAGTAGAGGAGGATGTCTAAATCTTTCTCAATCAAATATTTTTTTAGATTTAGTTCAAGGAGCCACCTATCAAAAAGGCGAATATTTGCCAATCAGAATGGAGGGAAAGGAAGTTTACAAGTTTGCTGTTAAAGAAGTTCCAATCATTCTTGGAGAACTTTTAGATAAACATCAAATTGAGTCAGAGAGTATAGATTGGCTCTTATTGCACCAAGCTAATCAAAGAATTCTTGATGCTGTTGCTTCAAGATTTCTCATACCATCCGACAAAGTGCTCTCAAATTTGGAACACTATGGAAATACTTCTGCAGCAACGATCCCATTAATGCTTGATGAGGCAGTAAGAGATGAAAGAATAAAGTCAGGCGATTTAATAGCTTGTAGTGGATTCGGTGCTGGCTTGAGTTGGGGAGCGGCTTTGTTTTATTGGCATGGTCCCTATTAGGCTGTAAAAAATTAATAAAGGAAATCATGTCTATTGCCTGGGTCTTCCCTGGACAAGGTTCTCAAAAATTAGGTATGGCAAATTCTTTACTTGAGTTGCCTGGCTCTCGAGATAGATTTGATTTGGCCTCTCAAATTCTTGGAAGAGATTTGTGGAAAATTTGTAGTGGGGAAGGTATTACTAATGAAGAAATCTTTGATTTAAACGATACGAGAAATACTCAACCTGCACTTTTTGTTGTTGAGTCACTACTAGTTGATGATTTAAAAAGACAAGAGAGGAAGACTCAAGTAATTGCGGGACATAGTCTCGGAGAAATTGTGGGTCTTTACGCATCAGAGGTTCTAGATGCGGAGTCTGCTTTGTTGTTATTAAAAAAAAGATCGGAATTGATGGCAGCGGCAGGAGGAGGCTCAATGATTGCGGTTTTGGGTTTTGATCGAAATGAACTCGATGATTTAATTAGAGAAACTGAGGGGGCGGCAATAGCTAATGACAATAGTGAATCTCAAGTTGTTTTATCTGGTTCTCCTGATGCAGTAGGTAAAGTGGCTAATAAATTAAAATGTAAAAGAGCTATACCTTTACAAGTTTCAGGTGCTTTTCATTCGATTTTCATGTCTGAAGCATCTAAAATCTTTGCTGAGGAACTTGATAAATTAACTTTTCTTGATGCTCAAGTTCCAATCTTAAGCAATGTGGATCCAACTCCAACTTTAAAAGGAGAAGTATTGAAGGATCGTTTGAAAAAACAAATGACTACTGGAGTTAGATGGAGAGAGACTATGAATGTCATGCAAAATGAAGGAGTAACTACAATGGTTGAGATTGGTCCTGGGAATGTACTTAGTGGTCTTGCTAAAAGATCTATGAAAGGGATTCTCACAAGTCAAATATCAAATGCAAGTGATTTGGGATATTGATTTTGGAACAATTAAAAGTTTTTGAGCACGATGGAACAAGTAATAAAAACACTCCTAGACAAAGTTTTGTTTATGGTTGCGTAAGTTACTTATTCGTTTTCCCGATTTTTCGATTTTTGTTTAGAGGGCGAACAATAGGAGTTTCGAATTTGCCCAAGACTGGTGGAGTTGTAGTGGTATCAAATCACGGTTCTCATTTAGATCCTCCTATTTTGGGTCATGCTTTGGGACGCCCAGTAGCTTTCATGGCCAAATCTGAACTTTTTAGAGTACCTATTTTGTCATTCATAATTTCTGCCTGTGGAGCCTATCCAGTTAAAAGGGGAGCTGGAGATCGAGAGGCTTTAAGAACAGCTTCTAATAGATTAATTGAAGGTTGGGCTACGGGTGTATTTCTGGATGGAACTAGACAAGATAATGGAAGAGTGAATGATCCAAAAGCAGGGGCTGCTCTACTGGCTGCAAGGACTGGTAGTCCTATTTTGCCTGTGGCAATTGTAAATAGTCATAGAGCTTTTCCAAAAGGTTCATTTTTTCCACGATTTGTATCTATTCATTTAAAAGTTGGCAAATTAATTCAACCTCCTTCAACACGTAAAAAAGAAGAGTTGAAATCAACTACTAAAGAAATCCAAATAGCTATAAATTCAATGCTGGATCAAGGTTTAATAAAAAACATATCAAATTAAATTACCCATATTTTGTGTTTAAAATATTAGAATTTATAGTTTTTTATGATCTATTGGTGAAGTTGGGTAAATGGGTAGTGTTTGTTGCCAGTTAGAATTAATTTTAAGAGTTTGACAGTATTGAGAAAATTCTATTAGTGAAATAATATCTTTTTCTACATTATTAGAAGAATAAATTGCAGGATTAATTTCTTTTTCATTGATTATTAATTTTGGAGCAATGAGTTCATTAAATTCATGGTAATTAGATTCTTTGTGGATTTTAATAAGTTTATATTTACCAGCAACTATTCCTCTTCTTGGCAAAGTATCTTTAATCCAAAAAGGATAATATATTTGGCTTTTATTCAGATCTTTGTAAAGTCTTGATGCCATTAAATGAAAGGAACTTATTGAATCTAAGGAACAATTAACTTGTTGTGCAATTGTTCTAGCCATTGAGATAGTTAATCTTGTGCTAGTAAAACTTCCAGGACCTTTTGCAACTGAAATTCGAATAATTTGAGTCCAAAACTCTTTGGGGAGTATTTTTTCTACACAACTAAATAATTTGTTAGATAATGATCTCCCAATATTAAATACTTCGCTTTTTATTATTTTTTCATGATTCTCTGTATCTTTAACTGCAATACCAAAAGATTCTGAACAGCTATGTAATGCTAATAAATATTTTGATTTTGAAGTATAGAAATTTTGCAATGAATTTATTATAGTTTTACTTTGGAATTTCTTCTCCAGGACGAAGCCTGCTCCATTTGCCTTGATCTAGTTGAAAACTATCACATCCTCTTACATCCCATTCAATTCCAATCTTGCTATCAGGCATATCCAAAA from Prochlorococcus marinus XMU1408 includes these protein-coding regions:
- a CDS encoding heavy metal translocating P-type ATPase, whose product is MSNKKIAQSKNSILLDIDGMKCGSCVQAVEKIIKSYPKVNNASVNLVTKTAFIEIEEPNQSLTDLIQTLTSKGFPSKERDYQTVSKNIELETNENLNLWNKWRQLIIATSLLILSGMGHLVEGQQISVPIIGSLPFHAALATFSLLGPGRSILKAGINSAMIFTPTMDTLVSLGVLSAYIASIIALIWPRVGWPCFFNEPVMLLGFVLLGRFLEERARIKTGTALKELAKLQPETANLVLENNETREIRIGALRPGEKIQLLAGDRIPVDGLVIKGNSAIDISSLTGESLPLDASPGTKLPSGSLNLESTITLEVQKIGSETAIAKIISLVEEAQARKAPIQGLADKVAGIFCYGVTSLAFITFLFWWKIGTKIWPEVLEVSNSGFMQSHHLHDHLMNAAQTPIGLSFQLSIAVLVVACPCALGLATPTVITVASGEAAKRGWLFKGGDVIEMASKVSQIIFDKTGTLTIGRPLVVGSWENQDTTRKEMLRLAASIEQDSRHPLAQAIIQEANKKEIILEQVSSSMTFAGKGLSGKIQDLDGLIRVGTPEWIRSEGVEWNEIIEENFKLSKSKSQSIVAVAMEEKLLGFFLIDDQIRKDAFLSINKLRSRGFSLSLFSGDRDSAVISLGEKLGFSKKQIEWQMLPSDKLDKLNDLKNKGLVAMIGDGINDAPALAAADLGVAIGTGTQIAQDSADLVLLGENLEALPNSLQLSKQAMLKIRQNLAWAFGYNLIALPIAAGLLLPSFGLLLSPPLAALLMALSSISVVFNALSLKSK
- a CDS encoding photosystem I assembly protein Ycf3, which translates into the protein MPRSQNKDNFLDKAFTKMAEGIVKVMPIASKEKEAYLYYRKGLAAQNDGDYSEALEYYEESLKLEDNQVDRGETLKNMAIIYMSNGDEERALNTYKKALGQNPKQPSCLKNMGLIYEKRGRMAQRNGNQDEGDIWFDQAAEVWSKAVRLYPGGYLDIENWLKTTGRGNVDVYL
- the radA gene encoding DNA repair protein RadA, with product MSRSVSIYVCQSCGAQTRQFFGRCNNCGEWNSIIEEKINQKTDKSIYTKINSATEKSPYRSEPISHTKNQIINRIPSGYKEFDRVLGGGLVPGSLVLVGGEPGIGKSTLILQSATAMAHERSVLYIAAEESAEQVKLRWNRIENSQSNLHLLAETDLELVIKELNYLKPAVAVIDSIQALHDQNLSSSPGSVAQVRECSAALQQIAKRENISLLIIGHVTKDGMLAGPKVLEHLVDAVLTFEGDKFATHRLLRGVKNRFGATSELGVFDMQTNGLSEVSNPSDLFLSKTSAPGISTIVTCEGTRPLAIDIQALLNPTSYSSPRRTTTGIEINRLHQILAVLEKNMNLSLSRYDCYLAVAGGLEVEEPGADLGIAAAIVSSFKNIELEEGIVFIGEIGLAGQLRLVRQMRQRINEVTRLGYKKIIIPDGIHTNEFETNQNLEIIKVSNINQALIVALNNI
- the rpaB gene encoding response regulator transcription factor RpaB, whose translation is MTATSTSKETILVADDEASIRRILETRLSMIGYQVVTACDGNEALDLFRNCEPDLVVLDVMMPKLDGYGVCQELRKESDVPIVMLTALGDVADRITGLELGADDYVVKPFSPKELEARIRCVLRRVEKEQIAGLPNSGVIAVMNLKIDTNKRQVYRNDERIRLTGMEFSLLELLVSRSGEPFSRGEILKEVWGYTPERHVDTRVVDVHISRLRSKLEDDPANPELILTARGTGYLFQRIVDSMIPEGS
- the plsX gene encoding phosphate acyltransferase PlsX → MEKNHLNNKTNRSKAIRRLVIWYRRNSAVTSLVDTATSSATAASNVAGTVVSNAGSVVTSAGSIARSTLEPFVFDPLRRLQGGESTEEKIGIQASERIWVAVDGMGGDFAPGAILDGCLKSLSLLPLKIQFVGEIEKVKKAAIEFGLKESLDKAIDEGHFKLIPSGISVGMDEEATAVRKKKDASINVAMKLVKDGKAMGVYSAGNSGAMMASAIFKLGRLKGIDRPAIGALFPTKDPGQPVLVLDVGANMDCKPTYLHQFALLGNIYCRDVLQVDKPRIGLLNIGEESCKGNDLSLATYKLLDEEERFYFAGNCEGRDVLSGDFDVVVCDGFTGNVLLKFLESVGSVLLGVLRAELPRGRRGKVGSAFLRNNLKRIKKRLDHAEHGGALLLGINGICVIGHGGSKALSVLSALRVMHSAASHGVMDDLADLNQPEVLKV
- a CDS encoding beta-ketoacyl-ACP synthase III codes for the protein MISNSQSESGISFVGCGSATPPKIINNDQLGQRVDTNDEWIKSRTGIRERRVIGENQSLIDLASDAALKAIKMANWDEKTIDLIILATSTPEDLFGSAPKIQSNLGASNAVAFDLTAACSGFLFALVTASQYLASGSMKRAVVIGADQLSKWVDWDDRKTCVLFGDGAGAVAVEANKNDNGLIGYDLKSDGSRGGCLNLSQSNIFLDLVQGATYQKGEYLPIRMEGKEVYKFAVKEVPIILGELLDKHQIESESIDWLLLHQANQRILDAVASRFLIPSDKVLSNLEHYGNTSAATIPLMLDEAVRDERIKSGDLIACSGFGAGLSWGAALFYWHGPY
- the fabD gene encoding ACP S-malonyltransferase, whose amino-acid sequence is MSIAWVFPGQGSQKLGMANSLLELPGSRDRFDLASQILGRDLWKICSGEGITNEEIFDLNDTRNTQPALFVVESLLVDDLKRQERKTQVIAGHSLGEIVGLYASEVLDAESALLLLKKRSELMAAAGGGSMIAVLGFDRNELDDLIRETEGAAIANDNSESQVVLSGSPDAVGKVANKLKCKRAIPLQVSGAFHSIFMSEASKIFAEELDKLTFLDAQVPILSNVDPTPTLKGEVLKDRLKKQMTTGVRWRETMNVMQNEGVTTMVEIGPGNVLSGLAKRSMKGILTSQISNASDLGY
- a CDS encoding lysophospholipid acyltransferase family protein produces the protein MEQLKVFEHDGTSNKNTPRQSFVYGCVSYLFVFPIFRFLFRGRTIGVSNLPKTGGVVVVSNHGSHLDPPILGHALGRPVAFMAKSELFRVPILSFIISACGAYPVKRGAGDREALRTASNRLIEGWATGVFLDGTRQDNGRVNDPKAGAALLAARTGSPILPVAIVNSHRAFPKGSFFPRFVSIHLKVGKLIQPPSTRKKEELKSTTKEIQIAINSMLDQGLIKNISN
- the tsaB gene encoding tRNA (adenosine(37)-N6)-threonylcarbamoyltransferase complex dimerization subunit type 1 TsaB, whose amino-acid sequence is MQNFYTSKSKYLLALHSCSESFGIAVKDTENHEKIIKSEVFNIGRSLSNKLFSCVEKILPKEFWTQIIRISVAKGPGSFTSTRLTISMARTIAQQVNCSLDSISSFHLMASRLYKDLNKSQIYYPFWIKDTLPRRGIVAGKYKLIKIHKESNYHEFNELIAPKLIINEKEINPAIYSSNNVEKDIISLIEFSQYCQTLKINSNWQQTLPIYPTSPIDHKKL